A single genomic interval of Bradyrhizobium japonicum USDA 6 harbors:
- a CDS encoding C4-dicarboxylate transporter DctA: MQIAATQLSEPLSKPVSESRRKPFWREQYFLVVAGAALGALLGALFPAFAVELKPLGDCFISLIKMTIAPLIFLVVVTGIAQVGDMKAVGRIGLKAFAYFEAVTTVCLLISFVVVRWVQPGAGVAHATAQQAETVARYQQAHVGSLSAYIQHMIPESFVGAFAAGDVLQVLVLALLCGIGLLLLGDKAAPLRTGLERITELVFSVVHVVVALAPIGAFGAMAFTVAKFGAATLYALALLVGTAWAMMGFFIFVILNVICRMVGIRLMDLLRLLRNELLVVLGTSSSETAIPGMMEKLPKAGVGRAVAGLVIPSGYSFNLDGVALTLPLSTIFVAQVYGIELTAAQELSLFVVMLFTSKGAAGVTGGAFAALAATVVAAGLPAEGLALLLGIDRFMSLARAITNTIGNAVAAIVVAKWDGEFNREDWAQSAAQIQAVK; the protein is encoded by the coding sequence TTGCAGATCGCCGCAACTCAATTGTCTGAGCCCCTGTCGAAGCCAGTCTCCGAAAGCCGCCGCAAGCCGTTCTGGCGTGAGCAATATTTTCTGGTGGTTGCCGGTGCCGCGCTCGGTGCGCTCCTTGGTGCTTTGTTTCCGGCCTTTGCGGTGGAGCTCAAGCCGCTCGGCGATTGCTTCATTTCACTGATCAAGATGACGATCGCGCCGCTGATTTTCCTGGTCGTGGTCACCGGCATCGCGCAGGTCGGCGACATGAAGGCGGTGGGCCGTATCGGCCTCAAGGCGTTCGCCTATTTCGAGGCGGTGACGACGGTCTGCCTGCTGATCAGCTTTGTGGTGGTGCGCTGGGTGCAGCCCGGTGCGGGCGTGGCGCATGCGACAGCGCAGCAAGCCGAGACGGTCGCGCGTTATCAGCAGGCCCATGTCGGCTCGCTGTCGGCCTACATCCAGCACATGATCCCCGAGAGCTTCGTCGGCGCGTTCGCGGCCGGCGACGTGCTCCAGGTGCTCGTGCTTGCGCTGCTCTGTGGCATCGGCCTGCTGCTGCTCGGCGACAAGGCCGCGCCGCTGCGGACCGGCCTGGAGCGGATCACCGAGCTCGTGTTCAGCGTCGTCCATGTCGTCGTCGCGCTGGCGCCGATCGGCGCGTTCGGCGCGATGGCCTTTACGGTGGCGAAGTTCGGTGCCGCCACGCTCTATGCGCTGGCGCTGCTGGTCGGCACGGCCTGGGCGATGATGGGGTTCTTCATCTTCGTCATTCTCAACGTGATCTGCCGCATGGTTGGCATCCGCCTGATGGATCTGTTGCGCCTCTTGCGCAACGAGCTGCTCGTCGTGCTCGGCACCTCGTCGTCGGAGACCGCCATCCCCGGCATGATGGAGAAGCTGCCGAAGGCGGGCGTCGGGCGTGCCGTCGCCGGCCTCGTCATTCCCTCCGGCTATTCCTTCAATCTCGATGGCGTCGCACTGACGCTGCCGCTCTCCACCATCTTCGTCGCCCAGGTCTACGGCATCGAGCTGACCGCTGCGCAGGAGCTCAGCCTGTTCGTGGTGATGCTGTTCACCAGCAAGGGCGCAGCCGGCGTCACCGGCGGTGCGTTCGCCGCGCTCGCCGCGACCGTCGTCGCGGCAGGGCTTCCGGCGGAGGGCCTGGCGCTGCTGCTCGGCATCGACCGCTTCATGTCGCTGGCGCGCGCCATCACCAACACCATCGGCAATGCCGTCGCCGCGATCGTGGTCGCGAAATGGGACGGGGAATTCAACCGCGAGGACTGGGCCCAGTCCGCCGCTCAAATCCAGGCAGTGAAGTAA
- a CDS encoding PdxA family dehydrogenase → MATSTNERPVIALTSGDCTGIGPEQIARILSDNRLADAARLVVVGDARVLEMGMEHAGVKLKVERIASPKSANWGSSAVQLVDLGNTDPAKFPIGKASAESGRLTGETLSRAIDFSRAGEVDAITFAPLNKRAMFDGGWKFPDEHKMFASLLGHKTYFSEMNVLDGQWMSRVTGHQSLREALDGINPASITDSIELVDRMMRRAGVARPRIAVAALNPHAGENGLFGRDEIEMIRPTVEAAAKRGIACTGPYPADTVYVRAFAGEFDSVVAMYHDQGQIATKLRGFNRGVTVTAGLETVFTTPSHGTAFDIVGTGVAKTGALESAVRLAAQLVSIKVKEAARAH, encoded by the coding sequence ATGGCTACCAGCACCAATGAACGGCCCGTCATCGCGCTGACATCAGGCGATTGCACGGGCATCGGCCCCGAGCAGATCGCGCGCATCCTCTCTGATAACAGGCTCGCGGATGCCGCGCGCCTCGTCGTGGTTGGCGATGCCCGCGTGCTCGAAATGGGTATGGAACATGCCGGCGTGAAGCTGAAGGTCGAGCGGATTGCCTCGCCTAAGTCCGCCAACTGGGGCAGCAGCGCGGTGCAACTGGTCGATCTCGGCAATACCGACCCCGCGAAATTCCCGATCGGCAAGGCCAGCGCCGAATCCGGCCGACTGACCGGCGAGACGCTGTCGCGTGCGATCGATTTCTCCAGGGCGGGCGAAGTCGACGCGATCACCTTCGCGCCGCTCAACAAGCGCGCGATGTTCGACGGCGGCTGGAAGTTCCCCGACGAGCACAAGATGTTCGCGAGCCTGCTCGGCCACAAGACCTATTTCTCCGAGATGAATGTGCTCGACGGCCAGTGGATGTCGCGCGTCACCGGGCATCAATCGCTGCGCGAGGCGCTCGACGGCATCAATCCGGCGAGCATCACCGACTCGATCGAGCTGGTCGACCGCATGATGCGGAGGGCTGGCGTCGCCAGGCCGCGCATCGCGGTCGCCGCGCTCAATCCGCATGCCGGCGAGAACGGCCTGTTCGGCCGCGACGAGATCGAGATGATCCGGCCAACGGTCGAAGCCGCCGCGAAGCGCGGCATCGCCTGCACCGGGCCATATCCCGCCGACACCGTCTACGTCCGCGCCTTCGCCGGCGAGTTCGACAGCGTGGTTGCGATGTATCACGACCAGGGCCAGATCGCGACCAAGCTGCGCGGCTTCAACCGCGGCGTCACCGTCACCGCGGGGCTCGAGACCGTCTTCACCACGCCATCGCATGGCACCGCGTTCGACATCGTCGGCACGGGCGTCGCCAAGACCGGTGCGCTCGAAAGCGCGGTGCGGCTCGCGGCACAACTGGTATCGATCAAGGTCAAGGAGGCTGCCCGTGCACACTGA
- a CDS encoding MmgE/PrpD family protein, giving the protein MHTDRRTLLQAAAALPLATVGANAAFAETPAATPVAAPPKEVTRALAHYLVTAKYEDLPANVRKEGVRTLLNWVGVAIGGSHHETVDIAVSALGPFSGPQQASLFGRRERFDIMNAAFINGVSSHIFDYDDTHLKTIIHPAGPVASAILALSEMQPVSGKDFLNALVLGVETECRIGNSVYPNHYDVGWHITGTAGVFGSAAAVGKLLKLNEQQMTWALGLAASQPVGLRESFGSMNKSFNPGRAASSGIFAAILASKNFTSSDAMIEAKRGWANTISTKQDYNEILGDLGKRYEAALNTYKPFACGIVMHPAIDAAIQLRNESKVTADQIERVDLKVHPLVLELTGKKTPKAGLEGKFSIYHAVAVAIVEGAGGEKQFSDRAVTDPTIVALRGKVNPVVTPGIKPEQVDLTIVLKDGRKLNRYIEHAIGSVEVPMTDKQLEAKFSDLAEGVIPAATIRRVMDACWNVENLPNAAEIARMSVAT; this is encoded by the coding sequence GTGCACACTGATCGCAGGACCCTGCTCCAGGCGGCGGCCGCACTGCCGCTCGCAACCGTCGGCGCCAACGCCGCCTTCGCGGAGACGCCGGCCGCAACGCCCGTCGCCGCACCGCCCAAGGAGGTGACGCGCGCGCTGGCGCATTATCTCGTGACCGCGAAATACGAAGACCTGCCGGCCAATGTGCGGAAGGAAGGCGTGCGCACGCTGCTGAACTGGGTCGGCGTCGCCATCGGCGGATCGCATCACGAGACGGTCGATATCGCGGTCTCCGCGCTCGGTCCGTTCTCCGGGCCGCAGCAAGCCTCGCTGTTCGGGCGGCGCGAGCGGTTCGACATCATGAACGCGGCCTTCATCAACGGTGTGTCGAGCCATATCTTCGACTATGACGACACCCACCTGAAGACGATCATCCATCCTGCCGGTCCGGTGGCCTCGGCCATCCTCGCGCTGTCGGAAATGCAGCCGGTATCGGGCAAGGATTTCCTGAACGCGCTGGTGCTCGGCGTCGAGACCGAGTGCCGGATCGGCAACTCGGTCTATCCGAACCATTACGATGTCGGCTGGCACATCACCGGCACCGCCGGTGTGTTCGGCTCGGCTGCGGCCGTCGGCAAGCTGTTGAAGCTGAACGAGCAGCAGATGACATGGGCGCTCGGCCTTGCCGCCTCGCAGCCGGTGGGCCTGCGCGAATCCTTCGGCTCGATGAACAAGAGCTTCAATCCAGGCCGTGCGGCATCAAGCGGCATTTTCGCGGCGATCCTGGCCTCGAAGAATTTCACCTCGTCCGACGCCATGATCGAGGCCAAGCGCGGCTGGGCCAACACGATCAGCACCAAGCAGGACTACAACGAGATTCTGGGCGACCTCGGCAAACGCTATGAGGCCGCGCTCAATACCTACAAGCCATTCGCCTGCGGCATCGTCATGCACCCGGCGATCGACGCCGCGATCCAGCTCCGCAACGAGAGCAAGGTGACTGCGGACCAGATCGAGCGCGTCGACCTCAAGGTCCATCCGCTGGTGCTGGAACTGACCGGCAAGAAGACGCCGAAGGCAGGCCTCGAAGGCAAGTTCAGCATCTATCACGCGGTCGCGGTCGCCATCGTCGAGGGCGCCGGCGGCGAGAAGCAGTTCAGCGACCGGGCCGTGACCGACCCCACCATTGTTGCGCTGCGCGGCAAGGTCAATCCGGTCGTCACGCCCGGCATCAAGCCCGAGCAGGTCGATCTCACCATCGTGCTCAAGGACGGCCGCAAGCTCAACCGCTACATCGAGCATGCAATCGGCAGCGTCGAGGTGCCGATGACGGACAAGCAGCTCGAAGCCAAATTCTCGGACCTTGCAGAGGGTGTCATCCCTGCTGCGACGATCCGGCGCGTGATGGACGCGTGCTGGAATGTCGAGAACCTGCCGAACGCGGCGGAGATCGCAAGGATGTCGGTCGCAACCTGA
- a CDS encoding MmgE/PrpD family protein yields MPSRRRFLQSAGSVAALVATGGRAALAEGPGVTERLARYMVVARDQELPAQVLLECKHRILDTLGAMVSGSRMRPGEMALKYVRTLGGDAQASVIGSDFRTTAVNAALANAMCAHADETDDFEPVTKAHPGCSVVPAALAIGEREHRSGQDFIRAVALGYDLTCRLLFALGPDLVRGSHRSAEGTSSTFGALGAAASLARLDEKGMRYAISYSSQQVSGLWSWVKDHDHIEKASDFAGMGARNGVMAVDMVKAGLTGVDDVLDGTHNLFIALSTDPKPEEMVKDLGKRFYVTETAIKTFSVGYPIQSPLDAMLTLRKQHSLTPDNVRSILVKLPTDAMGIVGESAMPDVNCQHLVAVALVKGAVSFNDSHDVALMHDPKILEQRAKVTLAGDKALMDPAAPRGAVVEVTLTDGKKVEHFTKYPPGTKENPLSTEAVAAKTRDLIAPVLGSDRAEKLIDQIGNLERLDDVGKLRPLLTA; encoded by the coding sequence ATGCCGTCACGCCGCCGCTTCCTGCAGTCCGCCGGTTCGGTTGCCGCCCTGGTCGCCACCGGCGGCCGTGCGGCTCTCGCCGAAGGTCCGGGCGTGACGGAGCGCCTTGCCCGCTACATGGTCGTCGCGCGCGATCAGGAGCTGCCCGCACAAGTCCTGCTCGAATGCAAGCATCGCATTCTCGACACGCTCGGTGCGATGGTGTCGGGCTCGCGCATGCGGCCGGGCGAAATGGCGCTGAAATATGTGCGCACCCTCGGCGGCGATGCCCAGGCGTCCGTGATCGGTTCCGATTTCCGCACCACGGCGGTCAACGCGGCATTGGCCAACGCCATGTGTGCGCATGCCGACGAGACCGACGATTTCGAGCCCGTCACCAAGGCGCATCCGGGTTGTTCGGTCGTGCCGGCTGCACTTGCGATTGGCGAGCGCGAGCATCGCAGCGGACAGGATTTCATTCGCGCCGTCGCTCTCGGCTACGACCTGACCTGCCGGCTGCTGTTCGCTCTGGGTCCCGACCTCGTCCGCGGTTCGCATCGAAGTGCCGAAGGGACGTCCTCGACGTTCGGCGCGCTCGGGGCCGCCGCATCGCTGGCGCGGCTCGATGAAAAGGGAATGCGTTACGCGATCTCCTATTCGTCGCAGCAGGTATCCGGCCTGTGGAGCTGGGTGAAGGATCACGATCACATCGAGAAGGCGTCCGACTTCGCCGGCATGGGCGCACGCAACGGCGTCATGGCAGTCGACATGGTGAAGGCAGGCCTGACCGGCGTCGACGACGTGCTCGACGGCACTCATAATCTCTTCATCGCGCTGTCGACCGATCCGAAGCCGGAGGAGATGGTGAAGGATCTCGGCAAGCGCTTCTATGTCACGGAGACGGCGATCAAGACCTTCTCGGTCGGCTATCCCATCCAGTCGCCCCTGGATGCGATGCTGACGCTGCGCAAGCAGCACAGCCTCACGCCAGACAACGTGCGTAGCATCCTGGTCAAGTTGCCGACCGATGCGATGGGAATTGTGGGCGAGAGCGCGATGCCTGATGTCAACTGCCAGCACCTCGTGGCCGTCGCGCTGGTCAAGGGCGCCGTGTCGTTCAACGACAGTCACGACGTCGCGCTGATGCATGATCCAAAAATCCTGGAGCAGCGCGCCAAGGTGACGCTGGCCGGCGACAAGGCGCTGATGGACCCGGCAGCGCCGCGCGGCGCTGTCGTCGAAGTGACATTGACCGATGGCAAGAAGGTCGAGCACTTCACGAAATATCCGCCGGGCACCAAGGAGAATCCGCTGAGCACGGAAGCGGTGGCGGCCAAGACGCGAGATCTGATTGCACCGGTATTGGGCAGTGACAGGGCCGAGAAGCTGATCGACCAGATCGGCAATCTCGAACGGCTTGACGACGTCGGCAAGTTGAGGCCATTGCTGACGGCGTGA
- a CDS encoding Bug family tripartite tricarboxylate transporter substrate binding protein, with amino-acid sequence MRGVMRRTFLAACAAVLFSGAALAQDYPSRPVKIIVPFPAGGSNDIIARIVAQKLTERNGQTFLVENRGGAGGNIGAETVASAEPDGYTLLLTAPPPLTINGALYKKLPFDPAKAFAPVALIASVPIVLVVNPSVQAKNVSELIALAKAKPGTLNFGSSGIGSTNHLAGELLKSMAGVDIVHVPYRGAAPAMNDLLAGQIPFMFDNMPAVLPQVQGKAINAIAVAGAKRAEALPDVPTVADTVPGFEASSWFGLVAPAKTPAPALAKLSGELETILKMPDVKKRLAELGAEPGTVFGDAFGQFMTDETAKWGKLVKASGATVD; translated from the coding sequence ATGCGCGGGGTTATGCGACGCACCTTTCTGGCCGCCTGTGCGGCCGTTCTGTTCTCCGGCGCGGCCCTAGCGCAGGATTATCCATCCCGCCCGGTCAAGATCATCGTGCCGTTCCCGGCCGGCGGATCCAACGACATCATCGCCCGCATCGTCGCGCAGAAGCTGACCGAGCGGAACGGCCAGACCTTCCTCGTTGAGAACCGCGGCGGCGCCGGCGGCAATATCGGCGCCGAGACGGTCGCGAGCGCAGAGCCCGACGGTTACACCTTGCTGCTGACCGCGCCGCCTCCGCTGACGATCAATGGCGCGCTCTACAAGAAGCTGCCGTTCGATCCCGCCAAGGCCTTTGCGCCGGTGGCGCTGATCGCCTCGGTGCCGATCGTGCTGGTCGTCAATCCGTCGGTGCAGGCGAAGAACGTGAGCGAGCTGATCGCGCTCGCAAAGGCCAAGCCGGGTACGCTGAACTTCGGCTCGTCCGGCATTGGCTCGACCAACCACCTCGCCGGCGAGTTGCTCAAGAGCATGGCCGGTGTGGACATCGTCCACGTGCCCTATCGCGGCGCGGCGCCGGCGATGAACGATCTGCTTGCGGGGCAGATCCCGTTCATGTTCGACAACATGCCGGCAGTGCTGCCGCAGGTGCAGGGCAAGGCCATCAATGCGATCGCGGTCGCGGGCGCCAAGCGTGCGGAAGCACTGCCCGACGTGCCGACGGTCGCCGACACTGTTCCGGGCTTCGAGGCCTCGTCCTGGTTCGGGCTGGTTGCGCCGGCCAAGACGCCTGCGCCCGCGCTCGCCAAGCTGAGCGGCGAGCTCGAGACCATTCTGAAGATGCCGGATGTCAAGAAGCGGCTTGCTGAACTCGGGGCCGAGCCCGGCACGGTTTTCGGCGACGCATTCGGGCAATTCATGACGGACGAAACCGCAAAATGGGGCAAGCTCGTCAAGGCCTCCGGCGCCACGGTCGATTAG